The following are from one region of the Phyllostomus discolor isolate MPI-MPIP mPhyDis1 chromosome 9, mPhyDis1.pri.v3, whole genome shotgun sequence genome:
- the RALY gene encoding RNA-binding protein Raly isoform X1, whose translation MSLKIQTSNVTNKNDPKSINSRVFIGNLNTAVVKKSDVETIFSKYGRVAGCSVHKGYAFVQYANERHARAAVLGENGRVLAGQTLDINMAGEPKPNRPKGLKRAASAIYSGYSFDYDYYRDDFYDRLFDYRGRLSPVPVPRAVPVKRPRVTVPLVRRVKTTIPVKLFPRSTAINTSSVKIKLKSSELQTIKTELTQIKSNIDALLGRLEQIAEEQKANPDGKKKGDSGSGGGSGSGNGSGSGGGSGSGGGSGSGGGSGSGGGGSGSGSGGNSRPPPPQEDTASEAGTPQGEVQARDDGDEEGLLTHSEEELDHSQDTDAEDGALQ comes from the exons ATGTCCTTGAAGATCCAGACAAGCAACGTGACCAACAAGAATGACCCCAAGTCCATCAATTCTCGAGTCTTCATTGGAAACCTCAACACAGCTGTGGTGAAGAAGTCAGATGTGGAGACCATCTTCTCCAAGTATGGCCGTGTGGCCGGCTGTTCTGTGCACAAGGGCTATGCCTTTGTTCAGTATGCCAATGAGCGCCATGCCCGGGCGGCTGTGCTGGGAGAGAATGGGCGGGTGCTGGCCGGGCAGACCCTGG ACATCAACATGGCTGGCGAGCCCAAGCCTAACAGACCCAAGGGGTTAAAGAGAGCAGCATCTGCCATTTACAG TGGCTACAGCTTTGACTATGATTACTACCGGGACGACTTCTATGACAG GCTTTTTGACTATCGGGGCCGCCTGTCACCAGTGCCTGTGCCCAGAGCTGTCCCCGTGAAGCGACCCAGGGTCACAGTCCCTTTGGTCCGTCGTGTCAAAACCACCATTCCTGTCAAGCTCTTTCCCCGTTCCACAGCCATCAACACCAGCTCAGTCAAGATCAAGT TAAAGAGCAGTGAGCTGCAGACTATCAAGACAGAGCTGACGCAGATCAAGTCCAACATCGATGCCCTGCTGGGCCGCTTGGAACAGATTGCCGAGGAGCAGAAGGCCAACCCAG ATGGCAAGAAGAAGGGTGACAGTGGCAGTGGTGGCGGCAGTGGCAGTGGCAATGGGAGTGGCAGCGGTGGCGgcagtggcagtggtggtggtagcGGCAGTGGCGGTGGCAGCGGCAgtggtggcggcggcagcggcagcggcagtgGTGGCAATAGCCGGCCACCGCCCCCTCAAGAGGACACAGCTTCTGAGGCAGGAACACCGCAGGGAGAAGTACAAGCTCGAGATGACGGCGATGAGGAGGGGCTGCTGACACACAGCGAGGAAGAGCTG GATCACAGCCAGGACACAGATGCGGAGGATGGGGCCTTGCAGTGA
- the RALY gene encoding RNA-binding protein Raly isoform X2, whose product MSLKIQTSNVTNKNDPKSINSRVFIGNLNTAVVKKSDVETIFSKYGRVAGCSVHKGYAFVQYANERHARAAVLGENGRVLAGQTLDINMAGEPKPNRPKGLKRAASAIYRLFDYRGRLSPVPVPRAVPVKRPRVTVPLVRRVKTTIPVKLFPRSTAINTSSVKIKLKSSELQTIKTELTQIKSNIDALLGRLEQIAEEQKANPDGKKKGDSGSGGGSGSGNGSGSGGGSGSGGGSGSGGGSGSGGGGSGSGSGGNSRPPPPQEDTASEAGTPQGEVQARDDGDEEGLLTHSEEELDHSQDTDAEDGALQ is encoded by the exons ATGTCCTTGAAGATCCAGACAAGCAACGTGACCAACAAGAATGACCCCAAGTCCATCAATTCTCGAGTCTTCATTGGAAACCTCAACACAGCTGTGGTGAAGAAGTCAGATGTGGAGACCATCTTCTCCAAGTATGGCCGTGTGGCCGGCTGTTCTGTGCACAAGGGCTATGCCTTTGTTCAGTATGCCAATGAGCGCCATGCCCGGGCGGCTGTGCTGGGAGAGAATGGGCGGGTGCTGGCCGGGCAGACCCTGG ACATCAACATGGCTGGCGAGCCCAAGCCTAACAGACCCAAGGGGTTAAAGAGAGCAGCATCTGCCATTTACAG GCTTTTTGACTATCGGGGCCGCCTGTCACCAGTGCCTGTGCCCAGAGCTGTCCCCGTGAAGCGACCCAGGGTCACAGTCCCTTTGGTCCGTCGTGTCAAAACCACCATTCCTGTCAAGCTCTTTCCCCGTTCCACAGCCATCAACACCAGCTCAGTCAAGATCAAGT TAAAGAGCAGTGAGCTGCAGACTATCAAGACAGAGCTGACGCAGATCAAGTCCAACATCGATGCCCTGCTGGGCCGCTTGGAACAGATTGCCGAGGAGCAGAAGGCCAACCCAG ATGGCAAGAAGAAGGGTGACAGTGGCAGTGGTGGCGGCAGTGGCAGTGGCAATGGGAGTGGCAGCGGTGGCGgcagtggcagtggtggtggtagcGGCAGTGGCGGTGGCAGCGGCAgtggtggcggcggcagcggcagcggcagtgGTGGCAATAGCCGGCCACCGCCCCCTCAAGAGGACACAGCTTCTGAGGCAGGAACACCGCAGGGAGAAGTACAAGCTCGAGATGACGGCGATGAGGAGGGGCTGCTGACACACAGCGAGGAAGAGCTG GATCACAGCCAGGACACAGATGCGGAGGATGGGGCCTTGCAGTGA